Proteins co-encoded in one secondary endosymbiont of Trabutina mannipara genomic window:
- the rplB gene encoding 50S ribosomal protein L2, whose translation MSIVKCKPTSPGRRHVVKIINSNIHKGKPYNKLLKPLNKSGGRNNNGRITMRHIGGGHKKKYRIIDFKRNKDDIPAIIERFEYDPNRSANITLVMYKDGERRYIIAPKGLKVGDQIESGVDVAIKIGNALPMRKIPIGSIIHNVEMKPGKGGQLARSAGSYIQIVSRDSAYVTLRLRSGEIRKINSECRATLGEVDNAEHMLCILGKAGAKRWRGIRSTVRGTAMNPVDHPHGGGEGRNFGKHPVSPWGLQTKGKKTRSNKRTDKFIVCRRIIN comes from the coding sequence ATGTCAATTGTTAAGTGTAAACCCACATCTCCAGGTCGTCGCCACGTTGTTAAAATAATAAATTCTAATATTCATAAAGGTAAACCGTATAATAAATTACTAAAACCTCTTAATAAATCAGGTGGACGGAATAATAATGGTCGTATTACTATGCGACATATTGGTGGTGGGCACAAAAAAAAATATCGCATAATAGATTTTAAACGTAATAAAGATGATATTCCAGCAATAATAGAACGTTTTGAATATGATCCTAATAGATCAGCTAATATTACATTAGTAATGTATAAAGATGGTGAACGACGTTATATAATTGCACCCAAAGGACTAAAAGTTGGTGACCAAATTGAATCTGGTGTCGATGTAGCAATTAAAATAGGAAATGCTCTTCCTATGCGAAAAATACCTATTGGTTCCATAATACATAATGTAGAAATGAAACCAGGTAAAGGTGGTCAATTAGCACGTTCTGCTGGTTCTTATATTCAAATAGTATCTCGCGATAGTGCTTATGTTACTTTACGGTTACGTTCTGGGGAAATACGTAAAATTAATTCTGAATGTCGTGCAACTTTAGGTGAAGTAGATAATGCAGAACATATGTTATGTATTTTAGGTAAAGCTGGTGCTAAACGATGGAGAGGTATACGTTCTACTGTTCGGGGTACAGCAATGAATCCTGTTGACCATCCGCACGGTGGTGGTGAAGGACGTAATTTTGGTAAGCATCCTGTATCTCCATGGGGTCTTCAGACAAAAG
- the rplD gene encoding 50S ribosomal protein L4 — MELVLKDTQDILNVSEKIFGFNFNKALIHQIIIAYFAGSRQGTSCQKNRGEVIGSNKKPWRQKGTGRARSGSVKSPIWRSGGITFAAKQQDYSKKVNKKMYRGALKSIFSELIRQNRLIIVEYFYIKAPKTKFLVQKLQNLLLDDVLIITDKLNENLFLAARNLYKVEVSDTKSVNPISLIVFDKVIITVNAIKQFEDMLV; from the coding sequence ATGGAATTAGTACTAAAAGATACACAGGATATACTAAATGTTTCAGAAAAAATATTTGGATTTAATTTTAATAAAGCATTAATTCATCAAATTATTATAGCTTATTTTGCAGGATCTCGTCAAGGAACTAGTTGTCAAAAAAATCGTGGTGAAGTAATTGGTTCCAATAAAAAACCTTGGCGTCAGAAAGGTACAGGTAGGGCACGTTCTGGTAGTGTTAAAAGTCCTATATGGAGATCTGGTGGTATAACTTTTGCAGCTAAGCAGCAAGATTATAGTAAAAAAGTAAATAAAAAAATGTATCGTGGAGCTTTAAAAAGTATTTTTTCAGAATTAATTCGTCAAAATCGTTTAATTATTGTTGAATATTTTTATATAAAAGCACCCAAAACAAAATTTTTAGTACAGAAATTACAAAATTTATTATTAGATGATGTTTTAATTATTACAGATAAATTAAATGAGAATTTATTTCTAGCTGCACGTAATCTCTACAAAGTAGAGGTTAGCGATACGAAAAGCGTTAACCCTATTAGTTTAATTGTTTTTGATAAAGTTATTATAACAGTTAATGCTATTAAGCAATTTGAGGATATGTTGGTATGA
- the rplC gene encoding 50S ribosomal protein L3: MKGLIGRKVGMTRLFTEGISIPITVIEIKENSVIQIKNFKNDGYNAIQITSGIKNKKRINKSEAGHFAKSGVEVGCGLWEFKINNIEEMTVGQNISVEIFSTIKKVDITGISKGKGFAGTVKRWNFHTQDSTHGNSLSHRAPGSIGQNQTPGKVFKGKKMSGQLGNKKVTIQNLDIIRIDIQRNLLLVKGAVPGAISNHLIIKPAIKA, from the coding sequence ATGAAAGGTTTAATAGGACGTAAAGTAGGTATGACTCGTCTTTTTACCGAAGGTATTTCTATACCAATAACTGTTATTGAAATAAAAGAAAATAGTGTAATACAAATTAAAAATTTTAAAAATGATGGATATAATGCTATCCAAATTACTTCTGGTATTAAAAATAAAAAAAGAATAAATAAATCTGAAGCAGGACATTTTGCAAAATCAGGTGTTGAAGTAGGATGTGGTTTATGGGAATTTAAAATTAATAATATTGAAGAAATGACTGTGGGTCAGAATATTTCTGTAGAAATATTCAGTACTATAAAAAAAGTAGATATTACTGGTATTTCTAAAGGAAAAGGATTTGCTGGTACTGTCAAACGTTGGAATTTTCATACTCAGGATTCTACTCATGGTAATTCACTGTCTCATCGTGCTCCAGGTTCCATAGGTCAGAATCAAACTCCAGGTAAAGTATTCAAAGGAAAAAAAATGTCAGGTCAGTTAGGTAATAAAAAAGTTACTATTCAGAATCTTGATATAATAAGGATTGATATCCAACGTAATTTATTATTAGTAAAAGGTGCTGTTCCGGGAGCAATTAGTAATCACTTGATAATTAAACCAGCTATTAAAGCGTAA
- the rpsJ gene encoding 30S ribosomal protein S10 produces MQNQRIRIRLKAFDYRLIDQSTVEIVETAKRTGAQVRGPIPLPTRKERFTILISPHVNKDARDQYEMRTHKRLIDIVEPTKKTVDALMRLDLAAGVDVHISLG; encoded by the coding sequence ATGCAGAACCAAAGAATCCGTATTCGTTTAAAAGCTTTTGATTATCGCCTAATTGATCAATCTACAGTAGAAATAGTTGAAACTGCTAAACGTACTGGTGCTCAAGTACGTGGTCCCATTCCTCTACCTACACGTAAAGAACGTTTTACTATTTTGATTTCTCCGCACGTAAATAAAGATGCACGAGACCAGTATGAAATGCGCACTCATAAACGTTTAATTGATATTGTTGAACCAACTAAAAAAACTGTTGATGCTTTGATGCGTTTAGACCTAGCTGCTGGTGTAGATGTACATATTAGTTTAGGTTAA
- the tuf gene encoding elongation factor Tu: MSKEKFQRTKPHINVGTIGHVDHGKTTLTAAITTVLAKAYGGNARACEQIDNAPEEKARGITINASHVEYDTLNRHYAHVDCPGHADYVKNMITGAAQMDGAILVVAATDGPMPQTREHILLGRQVGVPYIVVFMNKCDIVDDEELLELVEMEVRELLSQYDFPGEKTPIIRGSALKALEGNEIWTKKIIELAEALDKYIPEPKRIIDQPFLLPIEDVFSISGRGTVVTGRIERGIIKVGDEIEIVGIKNTVRTICTGVEMFRKLLDEGRAGDNVGILLRGTKRDEVERGQVLAKIGSIKPYTKFDSEVYILNKDEGGRHTPFFKGYRPQFYFRTTDVTGTIELPEGIEMVMPGDNIKMVVNLISPIAMDNGLRFAIREGGHTIGAGVVAKIIE; encoded by the coding sequence ATGTCTAAAGAAAAATTTCAACGTACAAAACCTCATATAAATGTAGGTACTATTGGACATGTTGATCATGGAAAAACTACTTTAACGGCTGCTATTACTACTGTTCTAGCTAAAGCTTATGGTGGTAACGCACGTGCTTGTGAACAAATAGATAATGCACCAGAAGAAAAAGCTCGTGGTATTACTATTAATGCTTCACATGTTGAATACGATACTTTAAATCGTCATTATGCACATGTAGATTGTCCAGGACATGCTGATTATGTAAAAAATATGATTACTGGTGCCGCTCAAATGGATGGTGCCATTTTGGTAGTTGCAGCTACTGATGGTCCTATGCCCCAAACTCGGGAACATATACTTTTAGGTCGTCAAGTAGGTGTACCATATATTGTAGTATTTATGAATAAATGTGATATAGTTGATGATGAAGAGCTATTAGAACTTGTAGAAATGGAAGTACGTGAATTATTATCTCAATATGATTTTCCTGGAGAAAAGACACCTATTATTAGGGGTTCTGCATTAAAAGCATTAGAAGGTAATGAAATATGGACTAAAAAAATTATTGAACTTGCAGAAGCACTAGATAAATATATTCCAGAACCTAAAAGAATTATTGATCAACCATTTTTATTACCCATTGAAGATGTATTTTCTATTTCAGGACGTGGTACAGTAGTAACTGGTCGTATAGAAAGAGGTATAATTAAAGTAGGTGATGAAATAGAAATTGTAGGTATTAAAAATACTGTAAGAACTATTTGTACTGGCGTTGAAATGTTTCGTAAATTATTAGACGAAGGACGTGCTGGAGATAATGTTGGTATATTACTTCGTGGCACAAAGCGTGATGAAGTTGAACGTGGTCAAGTGTTAGCAAAAATAGGATCAATTAAACCATATACTAAATTTGATTCAGAAGTTTATATTTTAAATAAAGATGAAGGAGGACGTCATACACCTTTTTTCAAAGGATATCGTCCACAATTTTATTTTCGTACTACTGATGTAACTGGTACTATAGAATTACCAGAAGGTATTGAAATGGTTATGCCTGGGGATAATATAAAGATGGTTGTTAATTTAATATCTCCAATTGCTATGGATAATGGTTTACGTTTTGCTATTCGTGAAGGTGGTCATACTATTGGTGCTGGTGTTGTAGCTAAAATTATTGAATAA